The Dasypus novemcinctus isolate mDasNov1 chromosome 11, mDasNov1.1.hap2, whole genome shotgun sequence DNA window TGAAAGTAAGAGAAGGCAATAAGTGGAGTgattaagcaaagaaaaaaaatgcaagtagGGAATTATGATTTCAGGGATTACATTAGAACATAAAATGCATGTTAATATTACCGCATACTCTATTTGACTTGATTTGCCCATTTGCTTCTCAACTTTCTGGAAGTTGCAAAAACATCAAAAGCATAATAAGTAATATGATTATGTTCTTAAGGTATAAACAAATAAGTTGTTTTAAGAGAAGCACAGTAGTTGTTGGTAATGACACCTGAAATAAATCTCTCTCATAGGTGCTCAGAACAAAAAAGATGCAAAATGCAGTGAATAGCATCCTTAGCAATATCCCTACCCTAAGTATGAGGAAAAGCAATTGAAACTTAATGCTGGCAACTGAGAGAAAATTGGGACTGGAAGTTTCTCATGAGAAGCCTGTCTAGGAATATGGTCATTAAAAAAAGATCATGAGACAGTTACTGATCATACCCAAGAGTTTGCCCAAAGGAGGGACCTAATTTTACTTAAGGAGTGATCCTTGTTCTGCTCCAGTGCATGGGTAATAGAAGAATTCTAGGCTGAGAATTATTCTTCTCAGAACACACTTCAAACCTGAAAAATATTAAGTGGCAATAACCAAATGCTCATTTAGTTCTGAAAGTCtaaataaactgatttttttcgTACTTTAAGTAAAAATTGTTCTGATATTCTCATGATGAGACTGTtacttttaaatgaatgaattgattGCCATAAAGGACATTTACTATAAGCCTATCAATCATTGATTTGGATCGGGAATAACAGATTTTAAGTAATTCTTGCAACATATAGGTAACAGTTCTAATCATCTCTGACAGGCAATTCTAATTCATAAGATTGGAACTCTGTCATCTTCATTTAGGAGCATatgtttttctatgttttctaCAAAGGGGAAGAAGCATGCCTTACTTGATATAAATTCACTAAGTtacaggaaaaatataaaatcaaaacaaagaaaaaagagcagaaCACATATCTGGTTATTTTATCTTATGTAtctaataaattattatttattattaaatttctttaattttatattatttattaataagtcaataaaaattatttctgataCAGAATAAATCATTATCTAATCTACCAGTAATAAATTATTATCTAATCTACCAATTACATAGATATTGGCTCTCAATATTGTAATAGTGTTTCGGATTTCATGTAAGTATCAATGGCTAGAAGTCTAACAATTCATGTCTAGGAATCATTAAAGGAAGTACTGCCAATAAAGGTTTTTAAATAATCTGCCTCATAACAAATTTCTTTTTAAGGTGATTAATTAGCAGACACCACgtagaatattttcatttaatgacCTTTCTGATTCACATATCCTTAAACAGCTTTCACATATCTTCACATATTTTAGaatgtatatatttgtcaaattattaTATTGATTCATTAATCAAGTGACTTTCTCCATGCCCTATATTTACCTTAAGCATTCTTATCACCTTTAAAATATGGTAGATATATACCATAATCCAATCAAGGGTGGTCTAAAGTCTACATATTATGGGGTTGATCAGATTTCAAATATTAACACCAGGAATGTTAAAATTCCCATGTATAAGTAGGAAACTGGATTTTCATGAATTTACTCATGAAATTATAATTTGGTTGACTGTATTACAGAAAATGCCTCTTTACTGGATCTAATGGATAAATTAGTTCCCCccacataaaaaatgtttctgACTTAATTTTGCCAAGACAATTGAGattatgataaaattttaatattttgaaattcgCAAGTGTAAAATTATTTTAGCTATGTGATACACATGAAAAGCTTCATGGGAAAAATTTACTTAGATAAttttacagaggaaaaagaatattattaaataaatcctttaaaatttcCTGCACGATAAGGATTAGATCTAAGGGCAGTACAACACCAATTTTACAATATAGAATGGCAGAATTTTAGAATTTAGAGAATCTTGGAAATCATCTGAAATAGCTTCTTGTTTTCCAAAATAGAGATACTAGACTTCACAAACCATCTAGGGTGtgcatgtacatgtgtgtgtgcatgtacgtGTGCATGTGTTGACAGCAAAAAGTCTTTCCAAATCTAGGTTCCAGCATCAGTTCTCAGATCTCTGGATCTGAGCAGCACCTTGGAAAttgttagaaatgtaaaatttagGACTTCACCCAGACCTATTAAATTAGAGTTGTAACAGTCTTCTAAGGTGATTCTGACTTCTGCTGATCTCTCAATGATCAGTGGATAAGAAACATGGAAAGAGAGTTAAGAGGTTCTGGTAGAAACACAGAAGGACGGGTTAGATGTTCTGGTAGTAAAATCTTACCCATAAAATCAAAAATGTTTTACTCCCCTTCACATTTCCAGTCTTGGAATCTCATATATTCAATTATGAATGCATATTGGACCAGTTAAAATCTGAGGAAACTTTAGAGGTAAACACATATGCAGGAATATGAATGGATGCAGTGTGTGTATATGTCTGCCTGTATGTGATCTAAAGTGATATATTCCCTTAGGTCCGCATTTGGCAGCAGTAGGTATAGTAGATTGTTTATTGGAAGAGAATTCTGCAAGGCATGTTTCTCTAAagacagcatcacctgggaaatTATTAGAAAGTAAATTATGAGCTCCATCGCAAACCGCTGTACTAGAAATTCTTGGGGGGAGGGGTCAGTAAGACTTCAGGAAGATTCTAATTAATATTGAAGCATGAGAAACACTGTGTAATAAGTGGCTACATTTGTTAACAGCATTCATTAACCATTCACATAAAGGTATGGCTATTTTTTACAATTCTGAGTTCTGCTAATTGTGCATGCCATAGTTCagcaaattaaatttaattagagtcagagagaaagctttcaatctaCTGAGACAAAAATGGATAAAGCTAAAAACTGAGCATCCTTGTGTTGATTATAATGTGTCAACTTTTCGATCTAAATGACAGTAATATTCTATTCAGACATTTTTGATTGAGATCTGTAATGGATGTGATGCTTAATCAAATTCATATAACAGAAGAATTGTCAATTTTACAAAGGAAACCAAATCATTGTAACTTTGAGATGCTTTTGAAGGTAGTAAGTGGCTCTAGACCATGGAATATATTTCAGATGGCAATTAATTactaatgaaattgttttctatGGGGACTTTAGttggtttttctttctgttgaattaaatctatttatttaattatttctttatgattttatttctaaataaccATTGTATGACTACATTTAACATCAGTGTTTCAAACAAATGAATTTTGTTTTTAGTCAGAACCCTAGTGAAAGGCTTCAGCATTTATAGGGCAATGCTGCTTAGAGTTTCATCTGCGGACAAGTACTGGGCTGCAAGTTGAAATTTAAGTTAAACATATTCATTTTAACAGCAATTTAACTAGAAACATTTATGACTAGTGAATCTATTAATAAAGATATGGGCTTGTTTCTTGTGTCATTTTGactgtttatcctttcattttcatagcaattttttctttaatagacaAGTTGTGTGTTTTCAGAGCAATCACGCATAAGATGAAGAATTCTTTTATAGTACcctattaataccttgcattggtgtgaaaattttgttaaaattgatgcaaGAACATTTGTATGattttactgttaactattgtccctgatttaacttagggttcactgcttgGATGGTGTAGTtccatgggtttttaaaaaattattctttccccatatatataatctaacatttcctcttttaatcacatttatatttatatatttaaatacacattccagtgctgttaattacacgaTGTTGTTTTAACATTGCCACCGTCCAttcccaaaatatttccatcattccaaataggaaccccttatattttaagccttaacttcccattccctatccccacccaaTCCTCTGGGAAACTATATTCTAGAATccgactctatgagtttgcttttttagaattgttttaaatcagtgagaccatacactatttgttcttctgtgtctggcctatttcactcaacatgatgccttaaaattttcatccacattgtctcatgtatcagaactttattcctttttaaggaTGAATAATcttgtggcaattgtgaataatgccactatgctTCCATCTTGCTTCCATCTtgtggtaattgtgaataatgccactatgaatattagGTGTAAACATCTGATCAAGAGATGTCTTCGTGGAGAGTCGCCGTGGTTTCCTGCTTCAACAGTGCTTGAACGGAACCCCGCGCTCGCCCCTGTCTGCCAGCCACCCCCAACTGCTTGCCACCGTCCATCCAGTGTCGCGCAGCCGCCGCTTCTCAACCGCCCATCATGACGACCACATCCCCATCGCAGGTGCGCCAGAACTACAACCAGTACTCAGAGGCCACCATCAACCGCCAGATCAACCTGGAGCTCTACGCCTCTTACGTCTACCTGTCGATGTCTTACTACTTTGACCGTGATGATGTGGCTTTGAAgaactttgccaaatattttcttcaccaatCTCATGAGGAGAGGGAACATGCTGAGAAACTAATGAAGCTGCAGAACCAAGGAGGCGGCCGAATCTTCCTTCAGGATATCAAGAAACCAGAACGAGATGACTGGGAGAGCGGATTAAATGCAATGGAGTGTGCATTACACTTGGAAAAAAGGGTGAATCAGTCACTACTGGAACTGCACAAACTGGCTACTGACAAAAATGGCCCCCATTTGTGTGACTTCATTGAGACCCATTACCTGAATGAGCAGGTGAAGTCCATCAAAGAACTGGGTGACTACGTAACCAACCTGCGCAAGATCCGGGTCCCGGATTCTGGCTTGGCAGAGTATCTCTTTGACAAGCACACTCTGGGAAGCAGTGATGAGAGCTAAACCTTCTGTTGGCTTCCCCAGAGCCACAGGGTAATAGTGCATGTGTATCAACGTCTGTAAATTGTATCAACGTctaccaagttctttcattggtaccattccttcaaataaagttatttggtacccccccccccaaaaaaaaaacaaaacatctgatCAAGTCcccgctttcaattcttttaggtatatacccatatgccaggtcatgtggtagttttttcttttttctttgtttttatttatttatttattttaatttttcatactttattccCTGTATGAATAGGTTAAGAAAGTAGAATTTCTCCAAGTACTGATTTATAGATAATGTGAAAAAGtggcacacaaaacaaaacattcagtTTCACAGATAGTTACATTCAGTGATCACTTTAAATACAATTTCAACTTTCATTTTAAGCTAAGTGcaataataatttaatacaagatagttaaatacacacacaacctGTATATCCTGAACTACAAGTGGTTTCCATGGCCACATATGCTTTTAGTCAAGTACACATTTCCACAATGAACAAGTACtaacaaatatattaataaaacactacCCCAAATGCTTATCCTGCCATCAGCTTTTTAAGCAATGCCATTCATGTCActgaaagcatttatttttagctttaaTCTGACCTGGGAAACTCAGTTCTCCTAAAACTTGACGAACAGAATGTATAAGCCCCAAAGATTTTAAATCAAAAAAGCCTACCAACACTGAGACATTCACATGAAATGTAGTTTCTGAAAAAAACCACTCTTGCTatctgaagaaaattaaaacaaattaccaCTTAAGACACTTAagcattctttaaaaatactgtattttccTATATCATCATCTACTTAAGAGAAACACAAACCAGTTCACTTCATTAATAATATCACAGAGTTTTGTCTAGAAACTTAAGAAAACATAAAGCACATGTCTCAGCCATCAAAGGATCAAAGGTGCCATTTACTTGTCATATATAATATAGCTACAATATAGCCTACAATGACAAAAAGGACACCTAACACATAAATACTACTTCATCATCTAGTCAAAGTCAGAAGGAATTACATGAATTGCAAGGTACTTTAACTTACATGTGATCATTAAAACCCAATAAGTAATTCAAGTATGGCAAAAACTCTAAAATTGAAGACATGAAAATAAAGGCTAAAACCTGTATGTTTCTCCAACTTTCATTTTCATGGTTAGATATCCGGGCTTTACTAAAGGAAATATGCAGTTACCATATATAGTTGACCCAGAAGATAAGGAAGCTTCAAGAAGTACAAAAAGGATCAAGATCCATAGTTTGCTTCATCAAATGCTTTTCTAGCTCGTTTCAATTCTTCATTCATAGTAAGTAAGTCTTTAACCCTAGCAAACTTCCTTGGGTCCTTTCGAATCAAGAAGACGATATCTTCAACTTGTACTCGACCTTGTCTTCCAATTGACATTGCCTTGTGAGTCATTTCAGTGATGAACTCTATGACAAGGTCTTCAAGAATATCCACTGACTCAGTATAAGGATTCTGGTCATCCCCAAATCCATACATCATACACCGTAGTTCTTTAGAAAAAAGTCTCTTTCTTTTACCCTGTCCACCTTCTGCACCTCctccaatttcttcattttcttcctcaaatGTGGGGTCTTCCTCTTCATCTGCCatccctttctttgtttttaattgacttttttttttaagatcacaaaaaaatgttacattggaaaataaaaaaggttcccatataccccacattccaccccacccactcctcccacatcaataacccctttcatcattgtggcacattcattgcatttggtgaatacattttagagcctGCTGCACTGCTAATGGATTACtaccagtctagtggtgatgccgctagaaaaagaccttgaataaaagagggtacatggctaagagactgcaaaatgagtcaggaggtcatcagaggggtcgtgcttacccacatttcagcaggatcccagagacagccaaagtagatacaaccccaggtactggtgctcctgaaggctacagagacacacacgttctatggtcatggcagatgcctctgaagttcagtaccttgtcagtggaccctactttggaatttgtgcttctgagtgtgatggagttgtgaccttctacacatgcctctctgtcactcttactgaacctgtggttggcacttgggttggtgtatactcaagagacttcaatctctggactggccatgtgccagctgtgccctgagcctcagcagagttgcaactcctactctccggtttattggtaattttttctttagctttctgaggatcCTCCAGTCTGTGttctacagcagctgcaccattttgtattgcttcagcaatgaatgagtgttcctatttctctgcttcctctccaacacttattttccatcttgttttaaatagcagccattctaataattgcaaaatggtatctcattacaGTTTTGATACGCATTTCCCTGAGAGTTAGTAATGTTgactatcttttcatgtgctgtctATATGCTTcgaactctttctttttttgttttagttttatttttttacagctttattgaggtgtaATTGATGTAAAATAAATCACACTTATTGATAGTGTACAATCTGCTAAGTTTTGACATATGGACACACCCATAAAAATATTATCATAATTAGGAAAAGGAACATATCTATTATCCCTAAAATTTTCCATGCACTCTCTCCTACTTTTCTTCCTTCCCATCC harbors:
- the LOC101418218 gene encoding transcription initiation factor TFIID subunit 13, which translates into the protein MADEEEDPTFEEENEEIGGGAEGGQGKRKRLFSKELRCMMYGFGDDQNPYTESVDILEDLVIEFITEMTHKAMSIGRQGRVQVEDIVFLIRKDPRKFARVKDLLTMNEELKRARKAFDEANYGS